The DNA region tttgtatgactctttttgcttatggatttcgtctttcactgccaGGATGCCCAGAttccggtggatgttttcgttgcgaacataccaaggtgcccctgtgatagttctcaagatttctgattgtgcgcgctgtatgatgtctatgttgctgctgctcgcgttcccccacagctgggagccatacgtccagattggctttaggactgaattgtatagtagtttgcagacgacctctatagcgcattttggaagttcgatcagcatctttggggtcaataggtcaccaccgggagccttttttggtttaaccctcttatgacttttccgatttcgttcggccggaatgaaggtgcggctggctgaggggaggactctggctgaatgtctggcaggaggaatgaatttgaggctgggtttggctggaaaaaACTTcgtcggtcttcgtcgctgcgagcccagcatcccgaagactTTCTTATGGGTGGGCCCCCACAGGttgtactttgtgcttgttggcgagagattctggatgtacctcagctgtgcattttcttcctgttggtgaagagcctggtcgagtgatcgggttgcttccttaaggccttgttttgaagctggtaaTCTGCTGTTTTGCAAATCACGaagcgtgcgcctcttttctcgcacgagctgttcgatttgctgattagatttgaagtatttgtttcggtttacttctttcccatgaggagGAGACGGGTTACCTGCCGCAacaagtacttcttccagggagCTCGTGGTGTAGTCGAtatccgattccatgttaaattccggggcgagttctatgtgtattttagccagttcgtttttggcgtcgtcaggctgaaggggttatttctgggctttgaagaagcgttagaagcacaggtgagtggtctgatgataagtccgagactgctttggcacttattagattgcgaggtatgttttttgtcactgcaaaatcaataaggtctgggagctttcgtgagtctgttggccagtgtGTGCGACTTCCAGGgaaaacgtagtccagtttatttttcacatttataattgcattgtacaattggcTTCcgttgggagtcactagacgtgatctcCAGTGCGTATATTTGGCATCGTAGTCTCCTGCCGCTATAAATCgttccccaagtgaattgtagaagtccataaattgtccttccgagattgagaaacgaggagggcagtaaacggcagcgattgaaaggattccgttgcttgactgaatttgtatcgatgttgcctgcaagaagtttgttgcaaaccttttgtgaaaatggtgtttaatgcgttctctgattagaactccagttccgccgtgggctttcccatctggatgatctgtgcggcaGATTGTATAGCctcttattatacccttgcagagggtattataattttgtccaaaagtgtgcaacgcagtgaaggagacatctccgaccctataaagtatatatattcttgatcaggatcacctcctgagttgatatgagcatgtccgtctgtccgtctgtccgtctgtccgtctgtctgtctgtctgtttctgcgcgaactagtctctcagttttaaagctatcgacttgaaactttgcacacacccttctttcctttgcacgcagtatataagtcggaacggcccggatcggccgactatatcctatagctgccatataactgattgatcggaaatggtataacttcggtgtttttagagttagagagttcaaatttgatatgagagctatttttggcaaaataatatgacatgccaaatttcataaggatcggccgactatatcctatagctgccatataactgaacgatcggaaatgacccaactttcgtgtttttgaagatagaaagctggaacttagtacagatttaattcttggtcagttgatccaacctaccaaatttcattaggatcggccgactatatcccatagctgccatataactgaacgatcggaaatggtatttggtagaaatatcaactttcgtatttttgaagatagaagtttgggactttttttagattttgtattgtaataaattggattatatattcctattcccataaggatcggccaactatatccgatgtttgcgatatacatccggttttaactgcaagggtatataaacttcggctccgcccgaagttagctttcctttcttgtatGAAAGtggtatttgcttgtaagatgcgtttccaccagtagcataacgtcaatatggttttcggtcaagaattgtgacaattcttgTTTATGCCGCGatacaccattggcgttccgcattgatattcgtagcgcctgcagagattatttagactgttgtgctacaagcagctgtatcaccatgttctggttttgaacaatcGCTTtagaccttttttttaattaactcctgtcaaaattatttattatctcGCTGCTGAACTACCACCCATTTACAGATTTGAATTCGTACAGCTAAAGAGTTAGCCAAATCCTTTGCGTTCAGACTTCCAACTGCTTCACTCTTACCTCTTTCATGCTCATACACTAAAACCAGCTACAGTAGAATCtattctaaatatataaagcTTGGCGCTATTCAAACTTTACAAAATAACTGTTCCAGCAATTATATTGCCCAGGAAATATTCtccaaaatcgaaaattgtcCTATGCTTCCAAAGGTTGTAGTTCACCACATACCCAGCCATGCAAATATTTGGGAAAACGAAATTGCTCATCGAGCAGCAAAGAACGCTTCTATACACGGCTCCTTCAAATATGTTAGATGGACATTGAGTGATGCGATCaactatatatttcattaCATTCAAGATGATTGGGAAAGAGACTATAACGTATTCTCTATGGAACTTTTGGCCTTTCATCACCAAGAAACCTAGGTTTTATAAAACTGATATTTTCGACCGTATAGACACAAGACGATTAAATAGAATCCTTAGCGGACATGCATTCGATAAGTACACTTTATCAAAAATGGAAGTTTTTGATAATGCTATTTGCGACACATGCAATGcagtgaaaaatatttcacatcttattttaaattgttcaaaataCTCAAGCATTTCCAACACTTTCATTTTCCAATAAATATAATGATATTTATCGCTTCTTTGCAAATGAACCATTCGACAACTACATatcgatatatatacatatactacatatataaaaaaaaattttcgctAATGCAAGCGCAATTTTAAGATCTCCTGAAATAAGATTTCATACATTAGCTGTGGCGTTAACCCGTTCACACGGGGAGGCCAAATAATTCTTCCACTTCCACTCCAGTGAACATTTAAACGTCGAAAACGAAACAAGACGTTtcctcttcaacgttataaatcgaattattttttctctaatcttaagcctaacttatttattgcggcgaagcgggccgaattcgcacaagagcgaatatgagcttttgCTCCCGATCCGCtctaagctatcttagactagatttagagactaacaattcaaattaaaaacaacttcAAATTCATTTGAAATCCAATCAAATACGTtaacaccggccccgttgagGGCCGGTCCGGCTTCGACCcactggcagccgcgccagcttgtggactgCTTTCTATACTCTGCTCCAGAGCTAGTCCTAGTCCTGAGCAAaccaaacaaataaggcaataTAGGACTTTAGGGTGGCCTACctcgaattttcaatgtcgtatcaatagggccacaaaaatcaacaccacatatggagaatgggcggagagcacgaattctatctaagggGAATTCTCCCATGATTTGAGTGTTCAGAagaggcttgcatttaaagcagcgtatgcatgaccgtactgtctgactgcagactttGTGCGCATATACGATCCATAAGAGAGCGTTTTAGAGCGTTGAGAgcaattgagagcgttttgtcaacaatactggaaacttggcatcgtacgatataggagcattagtCTTTCTTTTGGATCTatctatttcatcttgatactcgtgctcttggtctatttcgattattttcttaaaggcttcattatattcgacaggtgaggaaacaatatcagaattcactacaAATTTCTtggatttccttataaagcggaacatataatAGAACACTCGgagcagttttaggtgagaggaatatcctttgatcacttccaataaatgtgAGGTAGAGACGATgacagttaatccgaccgcattaTTTTTTGCATCAATCTGTATaagttctggtgacagatcaaaccgggggatcgtcggccacttattttccggtttctttaaaaacgatggacctgtaaaccagatcgattctagatcgattcctctggacactatatctgccgggttctgtttagttggtacatgccgccacgtgctatcatctgaccactcttgaatttcagcaactctattcgatacgaacgttgacaacgacgatggatgggaacgaatcccatgaagagttacttctgaatccgaccaaaatacacttcgttcgatcgtaacttttattagaggctttatcttgcggcagagatctgcgagaaggtgagcggcacataactcaagacggcggagcgtctttgtcttgagcggcgctactttggacctagccgtcaataatgaaactttaataccttctacagattcgcaacgaatatagacgcaggctccataggctcCACGcatctcatcgatgcgtcagaaaaggcctgaatttgaatcggtgacatcggctgTCCTCGAGCcgatgtcctctaattgcaacaaggcaatttgtattttgtttcatgCTGTTTCTAAGTGAAGTGGAATcgactcatcccaatctagcttatttagccaaagttcaaGCAATaggattttttcttttataagtaTAAGGCTTAATAAGCCAAAGGGGTGAAAcagcttcgatgtcaccgaaagaatgatccaaatttaattcaaatttaaatatattttctttagcaacccaagcgattcccaatgctttagtcagttctgagtccgaaagtgttattggcttaaccgtgctcaCGGATGCAGTACTTTCAGGCGAGTTTTTGAAAACCACTCAACTTTTTGAAAActgctcaattcaaacccagcgctttgaagaacctgagttacttcagacttaattgtcaTTAGCTCCTCATTGCTCCTCAGGTGACAGAagcttttttaaaagtttgtaCTTCTTCCTACGaacagaattttttcaaattgccatctatcgactcgagtaattatttttggtaattccaagcaagttgatacacgattcctctctacggatctgtaagcgttgagcaagatcttcagtaataaagttcatttgtgacccagagtcaagtaatgctcgggccataatgtgctcgctatttttagttataacgcttacgatcgacgtcgcttaaaaaaccctttctagggatgacgcatgcaaagcatgtgacgtagaagggccatcaagatgtaggtgcagaagtttggggtgcgatcttgcacaaatttgacgcCTAGccgatttacacttcgcaaccgtgtgaccttttcgcagacaatttaaacataatgaggctgacttgacaaactcaaaccgttgcattacagcaaggcgagcgaacggaatacactgggcaagactatggtcttgtgcgttgcaataactgcaagcttgtttgttggaagcggagcaagccaacaaacttctattgtgctgcttcccgaatccagttttctcctgttttggcttgaTAGTCTCTTCAGCAGACAGGTGCTGGACCTACGAAACTTTCGGAGGCtgaataattttcttatttcGTTCGtaaagatgagacattcgttatcgcaaactctttttatacccttgcagagggtattataattttgtccaaaagtgtgcaacgcagtgaaggagacatctccgaccctataaagtatatatattcttgatcaggatcacctcctgagttgatatgagcatgtccgtctgtctgtctgtctgtttctacgcgaaccagtctctcagttttaaagctatcgtcttaaaactttgcacacactcttctttcctttgcacgcagtatataagtcggaacggccgggatcggccgactatatcctatagctgccatataactgattgatcggaaatggtataactttggtgtttttagagttagagagttcaaatttgacatgagagctatttttggcaaaatattacgacatgccaaatttcattaggatcggccgactatatcctatagctgccatataactgaacgatcggaaatgacccaactttcgtgttttggaTGATAGacagctggcacttggtacacattctatttttggtcagttaatccgatctaccaaatttcagaaagatcggttgactatatcttatagctgacatattactgtacgatcggaaatggtttttggtagaaatatcaactttcgtatttttgaagatagaagcttgggacttttttttagattttttattgtaattaattggttttattatgatgtaatcataaggctcggacaactatatccgatgtttgcgatatatatccggttttagctgcaagggtatatcaacttcggctccgttcgaagttagctttgctttcttgttagactagcaatagctttgtcataattactctcggtgatttggaatgccttgatagttcgTAAGTCTTCACCATAGAGGCacgaaattaaatggttaaattactcgataacaggaatgttcacatcctggtctactaatgtctcaaagagaGTCATACAATTTTTCAACTCCGAATAGTTTCtactgaattttggcaatgccaactgggaagtcgagctcgagttggggctgcagaaattgcagtagtTGATGGGCACTCTTCAGCTATagtgaaggcatttaataatgacatcacccatgccttagttgttatctttaatttttctaaatcggctccaaattaattttgatctggtcttgcaactcatttgccttaaatattgtcttatttaaaacctgaagcctgcACTCTAGCTCAACCTTtactaaaggaactgacccagcttccaaacgttcctctaaccagcgaatgctttttactttgacatttaatcttcttctaaaatcatcaagagtcgtggattttagtttctgtttattagtttccattttctgattttactttttatttaataaacaaaatacgataaatattaaaaaatttattatttttatttttaaataaaaatttttttatttattttatttattattatattaaaaatttttttttcgaaacaaacgaaaacaaacaaacaaacaaaaccgaaaacaatcgaaataaagatatttaatttaatatctggCGAAAacgaacaaataattaaataatatatggcgaaaaagataaaataattcattaattaattgataGTCGAATTATGTGATAGTTGAGGCactgagtatccaaaaaaaGTTGGTTACCAATGACATGAAAAAGGTGTATACCGAAACAATTATATGGTAGTGCGTCTCCTATGTAGGCGTTGACCCAAAAAGAGGTAGCGTTCCCCCAATGACATTCAGAAGTCCTTACTTctgaaaatcaaaattttacgTGAAATTTGAATAACTCATTTAGTAGGATACCAAATCAAACTGCAAACCACCTTTGTCTAGTTttgcttttaaataaataataaaataattttatttgtttattctaAAATGGACAAAACTTTGTCTTTGAATCAAGTTTACCCCATAAaacataataaacataaaattgggatatattcaaaaaaaaatttacttgaATTAGCTTTTCTATAATTAGTAGCTTAAAATTAAGTGAAATGAGGGATACAATTCCTAATATAAATAGTTTCGTTATAATAGGACAAGTTGGCTTTTTCTACAGAAAAATTCGGTATTTCTTAGACATTgtgtcaaaaaaataatagcttTTCAACatgatcattgagtttgcCCAAATGTGTCTGGATGAAATGAAGAGTTCTGTcctcaatttttgttttttgaatattaatttaaaagttgaACTCGTTACGGAATTACTAATGTAATGCAATATTTAATGTTTTCTTAAATCTTTAAGATTCggtttggttatatattttgAGGATGCCCAAAATGCCATCTTTAGATGCCCAGAATGTCCATATCCAACATGTTATCTAGTGGCACCCGCTTCAGGCTGCCTAGGGAGAAATCTCCCGCAGCACTTGTGGCCACTGTCTTTGTTGAATCACTGCGACTCTGTGCAGACCGAGCAGCAGCCTAATTTGCGCCAGGGTACTTGGTGTTGGCCACGATCATGTTGCCTTTCATGGCCGCTTTAGCCGCTGGCCTCTCCCAAACCCGGACTCGAAGGCACAGATGATTCAGTACTAGCCTGGAAAAAGTAGTTGAAAGCGCTGCCCTGGACATTGGTGATCTGTAGAGTCTTTGTCGGAGTCGATGATCCGATGACGGGCGAAAGCTGTTTATTAGTGCCGGACACATTTCCTCCAAGTGGCTTCAGACCCAGGGTGGGAGCTTCGAGGCGACGCTTCAGGATGGTAGCCTCCACCACTGGGCTTAGGTTGGAGATGAGAGAACTGGCATTGTCGGGCATCTGACCACTAGGTGGTACCGGAGGAGTATTGCCCGCTCCGCAAATGGTGTAGCGGCGGGACATACTCAACTTTCCCGGCTGAGCAGTCTTAATGGCCGACACATTGGGCGGCTGGCCGAAGAAGGTGTTCATGCTAGAGTCTTGGTACCTTACAGCCGCCACAACGGAGGTTGCCCGGGGACTGACGACGGAATGCACCACCTTGATGGCCCCAGATGTACCACTCACGGAAGATTCTTTGGGGCGTAACTCCTCCATCGAAGCGCCTTTATATCCATTCGACTTGCCATTCATCTCAAGGATACTGTAAGGCATCTTTTCATGCCCCGGTCCGATCATGATAGGAGTAGTCGTCACCTCTACTGACGAGCCCGGCTTAATAACCCTCTGAACCATTTCACGGGGCATAATCCGCGTTTGTCGCGACACTTCTGGTGCTGCCGGCTTTCCGCCGGCACTGGTTGTGGGTGCGCTTGAAGATGGCCCTCGAGGTGACGGTGGCGTAGAAGTCACCTTGGCCGCACTTACCAGGCTAACCAGCTCCCTAAACAGCTGTAACTCCGGATCCGATACGAGCTCAAAGCCAGACAGAGTGTTAATATCAGAGAAACAAAGCTCTCCGGACTCTGGAAAGTCAGTGGCATCATCAAAGGTCTCTATGAGCGATTGAAACACCTTTTTCTTGAACATCATCTTCTGGCGAGGATTCATCTCCGTCATTTGGGGTTTGATCATCTCGAGGAATTTCTCGTCAGTGTTGAGCTCCTGGCTTTCCGTTGAGAGCGacaattttacaggggatgcggaATTTTTCTGCAAAGCGCACCCAAGTGATTCCCGCGAATCGTTCATCGCAATGTTGCCCCTTTTCTTTCCTATAATGAGTAAGTGGCTGTTTGGtttgataaaaaattcaaactgATTGGCGGGAGATTCGACTGAATAGCCTTCTGATGGCTTCCCCAAGGTTGCAGTCTGCGGTTCTTGGATTACTTCCGGATTGAAACCAAAACAAGTCAACTCTGCCTCAGAGTTTTCCTATTAAGGGAAAGGGGTCTTAATAAGGGGTCCCTGATTTCGCTGTCCCTTTCCAAATCGCGGCCGTCATCAGCCAGATATAGGTGGGGGTCTAGGAATTTCCGTTCCTCCGCCAAAGGATATAACAGGCGCCGCTGACTTAGCTGTTCCGCAGTTGGCGCCACTGCCTCATGCAATAGTAAActgtaaaaaatataacaaaaacagaaaattagGCCGTCCAATAAAATCCCGTCCTACGTGAAGGTACAAGTAGAGCCACACCTGCTGTTGAAACCACCCCAACCCCCAGTATACCAAATCCCGGCCTCATTGGTCGGTTTATCATTAAAAATGATCCAGGTAAAGTTTCACTCAAGCGTTTCTGACCTTGAgggcttttttttaatgctttttttaaatgcaaggttagttgtttttttttaagttttatttgtACTTTACATAAAATGATACAAACctcaatatacaaaaatggtattatagtttattttagctttaactttttttaaatgattttaaaaccAACAAATTGTATTATAGGGTAAaatgtgtttaaaaaaatatgtccgTCAAATTAGCGTCGCTCAGTTAGCATCGAAGTGGAACGGTGGAACTGGAACACAGCAACGAACTTTTTGCTTTTCAATTATCTCCGTAtttagccactaaatttaatcaaataaacactagaattgttaagaactgaataaactattgtttttcttactttggtttggtttttggttctACACTCTTAAAATAGGTTTGAATGAATAGCTAGCTTTGGGTTTGAAAAATTGCCCCTTCACATACAAAAATGACCCCAACAAATTGTTTTATGCACGGTAGTGCAGTCGATGTGGGAC from Drosophila bipectinata strain 14024-0381.07 unplaced genomic scaffold, DbipHiC1v2 scaffold_59, whole genome shotgun sequence includes:
- the LOC122321814 gene encoding uncharacterized protein, which encodes MNDSRESLGCALQKNSASPVKLSLSTESQELNTDEKFLEMIKPQMTEMNPRQKMMFKKKVFQSLIETFDDATDFPESGELCFSDINTLSGFELVSDPELQLFRELVSLVSAAKVTSTPPSPRGPSSSAPTTSAGGKPAAPEVSRQTRIMPREMVQRVIKPGSSVEVTTTPIMIGPGHEKMPYSILEMNGKSNGYKGASMEELRPKESSVSGTSGAIKVVHSVVSPRATSVVAAVRYQDSSMNTFFGQPPNVSAIKTAQPGKLSMSRRYTICGAGNTPPVPPSGQMPDNASSLISNLSPVVEATILKRRLEAPTLGLKPLGGNVSGTNKQLSPVIGSSTPTKTLQITNVQGSAFNYFFQASTESSVPSSPGLGEASG